A genomic segment from Pistricoccus aurantiacus encodes:
- a CDS encoding FitA-like ribbon-helix-helix domain-containing protein, which produces MMTVRNIPDDVHSAIKARARRHNRSAEAEVRAILEEATQSERSIPMGDALAELGRKVGLTNEDFAVLEQMRDNTAAEPVSFE; this is translated from the coding sequence ATGATGACAGTCAGGAACATCCCTGATGACGTACACAGCGCTATAAAAGCGAGGGCCAGGCGGCACAACCGCAGCGCGGAAGCTGAGGTCCGTGCCATTCTGGAAGAAGCTACGCAGTCGGAAAGAAGCATTCCCATGGGGGATGCCTTGGCGGAACTGGGGCGCAAGGTCGGGCTGACCAACGAGGATTTCGCTGTTCTTGAGCAGATGCGCGATAACACAGCGGCAGAGCCAGTGAGTTTCGAATGA
- a CDS encoding type II toxin-antitoxin system VapC family toxin — translation MIVLDTNVISEAMKPGPHPAVRAWLNAQVSGMLYLSSITLAELSFGIAALPNGKRKDTLTVALDGLMALFKDRILSFDPTAARQYAELAVTARTAGRGFPIPDGYIAAIAVSRGFQVASRDTAPFEAANVDVINPWEWKE, via the coding sequence ATGATCGTACTGGATACCAACGTCATTTCCGAGGCAATGAAGCCCGGCCCTCACCCGGCGGTAAGAGCATGGCTCAATGCTCAAGTGTCCGGAATGCTGTATCTGTCCAGCATTACGTTGGCCGAGTTGTCGTTTGGCATTGCAGCCCTACCCAATGGCAAGCGCAAGGATACGTTGACTGTTGCCCTGGACGGGCTCATGGCACTTTTCAAGGATCGCATTCTGTCCTTTGATCCAACCGCCGCACGCCAGTACGCCGAGCTGGCTGTTACGGCCAGAACTGCCGGGCGCGGCTTTCCGATACCGGATGGCTATATTGCGGCTATTGCCGTATCACGAGGCTTTCAGGTTGCGTCTCGTGATACGGCTCCCTTTGAAGCGGCCAACGTCGATGTAATCAATCCGTGGGAATGGAAAGAATAG
- a CDS encoding glucose 1-dehydrogenase has translation MKTNDLLSLKDKVAIVTGGGNGIGRGSSLMLAAHGATVVVADLNTENARRVVEEIENQGGSALAVSCNVTKDEDLVALVDKTVETFGGIHVLVNNAGGGGAGRESPLDIDVEQFAGVFQLNVFSIWRLCQLCAPHMKKAGYGSIVNMSSMSSINKSPAISAYASSKAAVNHMTANLAHDYGPEIRINAVGPGAVRTDALASVLTPEREKEMLKHTPLERLGEVEDIAGAVLYFAAPISKWVSGQVLFVNGGGVQTLD, from the coding sequence ATGAAGACGAATGATCTGCTCAGTCTCAAGGACAAGGTGGCCATCGTCACCGGCGGTGGCAACGGCATAGGACGCGGCTCGAGCCTGATGCTCGCCGCTCACGGCGCCACAGTAGTAGTGGCGGACCTCAACACGGAAAACGCCCGTCGTGTGGTCGAGGAAATCGAGAACCAGGGCGGCAGCGCCCTGGCGGTATCCTGCAACGTGACGAAGGACGAAGACCTCGTCGCCCTGGTGGACAAGACCGTGGAGACTTTCGGCGGCATTCACGTGCTGGTCAATAACGCCGGTGGCGGCGGCGCCGGCCGGGAAAGCCCCCTTGATATCGACGTGGAGCAGTTCGCCGGCGTTTTTCAGCTCAACGTCTTCAGCATCTGGCGGCTGTGCCAGCTGTGCGCCCCGCACATGAAGAAAGCCGGCTACGGCTCCATCGTCAACATGTCGTCGATGAGCTCGATCAACAAGAGCCCGGCGATCAGCGCCTACGCCTCCTCCAAGGCGGCGGTCAACCATATGACCGCCAACCTCGCCCACGATTACGGCCCGGAAATTCGCATCAACGCCGTGGGCCCCGGCGCGGTACGCACCGATGCCCTCGCTTCGGTGCTGACACCGGAACGGGAAAAGGAGATGCTCAAGCACACTCCGCTGGAACGGCTCGGCGAGGTGGAGGATATCGCCGGCGCGGTGCTCTACTTCGCCGCTCCCATCTCGAAATGGGTCAGCGGCCAGGTGCTGTTCGTCAATGGCGGCGGGGTGCAGACGCTGGATTAG
- a CDS encoding BLUF domain-containing protein, with protein sequence MQDTLYRLIYVSRNGITENDDILREEIAGILDCSRRNNAHAGVTGALMFNRGCFAQVLEGPRDAVQETFERIQCDERHSHVSVLAFETVETRGFSHWAMAYVGEDNANIDEFAGFAEESGFEPERLAGEQVYELLQAHLLEAEHG encoded by the coding sequence ATGCAGGATACGCTTTACCGCTTGATATACGTTAGCCGTAATGGCATCACCGAAAATGACGATATCCTGCGCGAGGAAATTGCCGGCATTCTGGACTGTTCCCGGCGAAACAATGCTCACGCAGGAGTGACCGGCGCCTTGATGTTCAACAGAGGCTGCTTCGCTCAGGTGCTGGAAGGTCCTCGAGATGCAGTACAGGAAACCTTCGAGCGTATCCAGTGCGACGAGCGTCATTCCCACGTCAGCGTGCTCGCCTTCGAGACAGTCGAAACCCGCGGCTTCTCTCATTGGGCCATGGCCTACGTGGGTGAAGACAATGCGAATATCGATGAATTCGCGGGCTTCGCCGAAGAGTCCGGCTTCGAGCCGGAAAGACTTGCCGGCGAGCAGGTCTACGAACTGTTGCAGGCGCACCTGCTGGAGGCGGAGCACGGCTGA
- a CDS encoding EAL domain-containing protein produces the protein MNTEKGTLLVKSLERANVGVAVLDEWRRVAYANPAFAKQLNLGEPVQLVGTSPLDSWTHSAAEGQASLLKRRLSSDAASTLALRVGPQRATTLYLCAGIGARRLIISLPDWPLTEDVSRTPISWLDPLTELGNRLMYDNQVRRWARLERDTYFPAVILLDLDRFKQVNDTLGHAIGDELLKLVAKRMRSTIRESDMLVRLDGDEFAILQNESVQPDSAEAVGARLVELMQRPFLIEGHQINSSASVGVAIRGHGTRKAEELLKHADLALYEAKRLGRSRLCFFDPQLESRALARRNLELDLRRALGLRQFSLLYQPQKSISGNRISGFEALIRWDHPSRGRVSPVDFISLAEEIGEIHPIGEWVLKTACRQATTWDSQLSVAVNISPVQFENDDIVNVVAKALETSGLAPERLELEITESTLLGDSDEVMRRLWGIKAMGVSIAMDDFGTGYASLSYLNSFPFSKLKIDRTFLQQAEHSPRSKALMKAILSMGESLGMATVAEGVETLDQYEELSRGGCTTAQGYYIARPMAPEAIEEYLRSSRPTSLTLVK, from the coding sequence GTGAATACAGAGAAAGGAACCTTGCTTGTCAAGAGCCTGGAGCGGGCGAATGTTGGCGTGGCGGTGCTCGACGAGTGGCGCCGAGTCGCCTATGCCAACCCCGCATTCGCCAAACAGCTGAATCTCGGGGAGCCTGTCCAACTGGTGGGCACCTCGCCTCTGGACAGCTGGACCCATAGCGCCGCCGAGGGCCAGGCATCGCTGTTGAAGCGACGCCTGAGTAGCGACGCTGCCTCGACACTGGCGTTGCGCGTTGGCCCTCAGCGTGCCACGACCTTGTATCTCTGTGCCGGCATTGGCGCCCGGCGGCTGATCATTAGCCTGCCGGACTGGCCACTGACGGAAGACGTCTCACGGACGCCCATCAGCTGGCTCGACCCCTTGACGGAGCTGGGCAATCGCTTGATGTACGACAATCAGGTGCGTCGCTGGGCAAGGCTAGAGCGCGACACGTATTTTCCGGCGGTGATTTTGCTAGACCTGGACCGCTTCAAGCAGGTCAACGATACCCTGGGCCACGCTATCGGTGATGAACTGCTCAAGCTTGTCGCCAAACGCATGCGCTCGACGATACGCGAAAGCGATATGCTGGTTCGCCTGGACGGCGACGAATTTGCCATCCTGCAAAACGAAAGCGTGCAGCCGGATAGCGCGGAAGCGGTAGGCGCGCGTCTAGTAGAGCTGATGCAGCGACCTTTCTTGATCGAGGGGCATCAGATCAACAGCAGTGCCAGCGTCGGGGTGGCGATACGCGGACATGGCACCAGGAAAGCGGAGGAGCTGCTCAAGCACGCGGACCTGGCACTTTACGAAGCCAAGCGCCTGGGGCGCTCGCGGCTGTGCTTCTTCGATCCTCAGCTGGAAAGCCGCGCCCTGGCGCGACGCAATCTCGAGCTGGATCTGCGTCGAGCCTTGGGACTACGGCAGTTTTCCCTGCTTTATCAACCGCAAAAGTCCATTTCCGGTAACAGAATCAGCGGTTTCGAGGCGTTGATTCGCTGGGATCATCCTAGTCGCGGACGCGTCTCGCCGGTGGATTTCATTTCCCTGGCGGAGGAGATCGGCGAGATTCACCCTATCGGTGAATGGGTGTTGAAAACCGCCTGCCGACAAGCCACGACCTGGGATAGCCAGCTGAGCGTGGCGGTAAATATTTCACCGGTGCAGTTCGAGAACGATGACATTGTGAACGTCGTCGCCAAGGCTCTCGAGACCAGCGGCCTGGCCCCGGAGCGGCTAGAACTCGAAATCACCGAAAGCACCCTGCTGGGGGATTCCGACGAGGTGATGAGACGGCTGTGGGGAATCAAGGCCATGGGCGTGAGTATCGCCATGGATGACTTCGGCACCGGCTACGCGTCCCTGAGCTACCTCAATAGCTTTCCCTTCAGCAAGCTCAAGATCGATCGCACCTTCCTGCAGCAGGCGGAACATTCGCCGCGTTCGAAGGCTTTGATGAAAGCCATTCTATCCATGGGAGAAAGCTTGGGCATGGCGACCGTCGCTGAGGGAGTGGAAACTCTCGATCAGTACGAGGAACTGTCCCGGGGCGGCTGTACCACTGCTCAAGGCTACTACATCGCCAGGCCCATGGCGCCGGAGGCGATCGAGGAATACCTGCGCTCCTCCCGTCCGACGTCTCTGACGCTGGTGAAATAA